The segment TCGAACGATTGTCTCCATTACTTCATCGGAAATCATCGGCTGATCAGCATCTGCAAGTATTCCTTCGTTAAAGACTAATTCAAGCACCCCGTTTTCTAGTGTAGGGGTATCTGTTAATACAGTCTCAGGATTAAAAACATGCGTTACATTCGTATTTAAACCCGGGCCCTGAATCATTTCTTCAACAATGGATCCAAACATTTCTTCACTTTCTCCTTCAACATACTGTGTAACAGGTACATAATAACGATTCTCATTATGTTCTGCCGGATAATACATCGTTACAGCTTGGCTGTCCAGCAAGTCGAGTGTATCTGTTTTAGTAATGTTTATTCCATTCGCCCTGGAATATCCCTCTCCAATTGGTGTACCATTTACAGGCATCTCTTCTTGTGCTTCGCCTTCGATCCTTAATTGCATTTTCTCCACGTTTTCAAATTGAGTTAACGTATGTGTCATGGATTCCAGTATTTTTACTTCATTTTCAGCTTCATAGTTTTGAAAATCACTGGAAACATCAACGATCAGTGTTCCATCCTCCTGTAAATTCAAACTTAACACCTCGGTTCCTTCAGGTAAAACAGCTTGAAAGCCATTTGGCAACATCGAGGTCACTGGACCACCTTTCACTAAATACTCAAGTACTTGTGTTGCCACTTCCTTTGAATCAGGGTTTGGTAATTCCAAGGTCTGGGAAGCAACCATCCCATTTGAATCGAGTAAATACAACTCTCTTGGCACCGTTTCAGATACATTTTCTTCTGCATCTTCTTCCTCTGCTGCAGTATCTTCGTCTTCAGCCGTCTCATCACCCGATGATGGCGTATCTTCCAAGTTATTCACTTCTTCTGCATCTTGAGGTGGATCCATTTCCTCAATTGATTGTTCCCCTTGCAAACATCCTGTTAGTATGATGGAGAAGGTTAACGTTCCTGTCAAAAGAATCCCGCGTTTCAGCATGTCATTCCCCCCTATGATGGTTGTACTAGTATATATACGAGCTCCATCACAAAAATAGACCAACCAAAACAAAATTTTATGAGAATAACTGCGTGCTGGCGAGAGCTAAGAATTTTCAGGGAAAATCTAAGGTCCGGCATTCTGCATTTAGCCAATGGCCGCTTTTTTAATTGTTACCATGTGGGAAGTTGGATGTTGGAAAATGCTTTCTGATATTTTCATAAAAATATCCATATCACCAGTTGTGAAGAATTGATGCACCGGAATCTGATTACTCTTATTTAATAACTGATGAACCTCTAACATCGTACTTGTTTCTCTAGCCGTCTCTTCGCTTGATGAAATTACAGTCACCTTATCGCCGATTACTGCCTGTATCGTATTTTTTATCAATGGATAATGGGTACACCCAAGAATTAATGTATCCATATGATTCTTTACTTTCATTGGTTCTAAAGTATCTGCCACAATTTTGTCAGCCTGATCTCCATACAATATACCTTGTTCAATCATTGGTACAAACAAAGGACAGGCTAATGCATTTACATGAATCTCTGATTTAATATGTTTCAGCGCATTTGTGTATGCTTCACTTCTGATTGTACCTTCCGTTCCGATCACACCAACATGGTTGTTTTTTGTGAATTTAATTGCAGCACGAGCGCCAGGCTGAATCACACCTATAACTGGAATATTTAAATTATCCTGCAGATCTTTTAACGTAAAAGCTGTTGCCGTATTGCATGCGACAACAAGCATTTTAATATCTTTTTCCAGCAAAAATTCTACCATTTCCCATGTGAATTTTTGCACTTCTGCTTTTGATCTTGGACCATAAGGGCATCTTGCTGTATCTCCAAGGTAAATTAGTTTCTCTTTGGGCAGTTGACGCATAAGCTCATGTGCTACAGTTAAGCCGCCAACACCGGAATCGATAACTCCAATTGCTCTCTCCAAACATATCCCTCTTCTATCTATTATTTTTCATTTACACTTTTCATTTCATCATATAGAAACGCTAATAGCTCGCTTAACGTCTGTGTTTGCCCGTCAGAGAACTTATCTAATACCTCACCTAAGTATTCCTGACGTTTAGCAATTACTTCGTGAACGATGGTCTTCCCCTTATCTAATACATGAATGCGAACGACACGCCTGTCATTAGAATCGCGAACTCGTTCAACAAGGCTGTTTTTCTCCATTCGATCCACTAAGTCTGTTGTTGTACTAAAAGCCAGACTTATTCGTTTTGATAACTCGCCAATTGTTAAATCGCCTTCATCCATCAACCATTGTATGGCGACAAATTGTGGTGAGGTAATAGGATAATTGTTTAATATTTTACGTCCATTTTGTTTTATAATACCAGCAATATATCTAAGTCTTTTTTCTACATCTACAATTGCTTCTGTTGATATATCGTTATCCAAAAGATCCCCCCTATAACTTTCCTCAGGCTAAGCCTTAGCAGGTCGAATATTACCTACATATCGTTATTTTATAATTATATCAAAAAAACCCCTATATTATATAAAATACGACTGTAAAAAGTAAAACAACTTCACCACTAAAATTCACGCACTATTTTTACATGTTTTCATAAGCTATAGAGACTAAATAATTTCCCTTCAGTTGCAGCTCTATGACAGCAAGGAGGGGTTAACATTTGAAGGACAATTCGTATAAACCGAAGCAATTATTAACGAAGCGTGAGAAAGAAGTATTCGAACTCTTAGTTCAGGATAAAACAACAAAGGAAATTGCCCAGGATCTGTTTATATCTGAAAAAACTGTCCGTAACCACATTTCAAATGCTATGCAGAAGTTAGGAGTCAAGGGGCGTTCTCAGGCAGTAGTTGAGCTCCTTCGCATGGGGGAACTAAAGCTTTAGAAAAAACCGACTTCCCTTAATTGGAAGTCGGTTTTTGTATTCTTCATCTTAAAAGAATTAGTGTGCATTATCACTGCCAAAGAAACTCTTGAATGCTTGAATATTCGTTGAACGATTCATTGCAGCAATGGAAGTTGTTAATGGAATACCTTTAGGACAAACCTGTACACAGTTTTGGGCATTTCCGCAACCATCAATTCCTCCATCTTCCATTAAACCTTCTAATCTCTCACTAGCATTCATTTCACCTGTTGGATGAGAGTTAAATAAACGAACCTGTGACAGAGCAGCTGGTCCAATAAAGTTTGACTTATCATTCACATTTGGACAAGCTTCCAGGCAAACACCGCATGTCATACATTTTGACAGCTCATATGCCCATTGACGTTTTTTCTCCGGCATACGGGGTCCTGGCCCAAGATCATACGTACCATCAATTGGAATCCATGCTTTGATTTGTTTCAGAGCGTCGAACATGCCCTCACGATCCACAATCAAATCACGGACAACCGGAAACGTGTCCATCGGTGCTAGACGAATCGGCTGTTCTAAATCATCAACTAAAGCTGCACAGGATTGCGCGGCAGTACCATTAATGACCATGGAACAAGCACCGCAGACTTCTTCGAGGCAATTCATATCCCAATAAACCGGTGCCGTGTCTTCCCCATTTGCGTTTACCGGATTTTCTCGAATTGCCATTAATCCGGAAATAACATTCATATTTTTACGATAAGGGACATTAAACGTTTCCTCATATGGGGCTGATTCCGGGTCATCTTGTCTTGTTATGATAAATGTTACTGTTTGTTCTTCAGCCATTTTTAATTACTCCCTTCACTTTTGTTTAGAATAATCACGCTTACGAGGTTTAATCAATGATGTATCAACTTCCTCGTAGCTTATTACAGGCGACTCAGTCTCATGGTCAAAATTCGCAATTGTCGTTTTCAACCATTCCTCATCATTTCGTTCAGGGAATTCAGGTTTGTAATGTGCTCCACGACTTTCATTACGGTTATAAGCACCCATGGTAATTACTCGAGCTAAATGAAGCATGTTTTTTAATTGACGCATAAACATGACACCCTGGTTGCTCCAACGTGCTGTATCATTTATACCAATGTTCTCCCAGCGCTCTAAGAGCTCAACAATTTTTTCATCTGTTTGCAGGAGTTTTTCATTGTCACGTACTACTGTGACATTGTCAGTCATCCATTCCCCAAGCTCTTTGTGAAGACGGTAGGCGTTTTCTTTGCCTTCCATTTTCAAAAGCGCTTCGAACTTATCTTGTTCTTCTTTCTCTTTTGCTTCAAAGAGTTCAGGCGGGAGATCTTCAACATGTGTCTCTAATCCGTCAATATATTTAATCGCACTAGGGCCTGCAACATTACCACCATGAATAGCAGATAGTAAGGAGTTAGCACCTAAACGATTTCCTCCATGTTGTGAATAGTCACATTCTCCGGCTGCAAATATTCCCGGGATACTTGTCATTTGGTCATAGTCTACCCATAACCCGCCCATCGAGTAATGAACAGCCGGGAAAATTTTCATTGGTACTTTGCGTGGATCTTCTCCAACAAATTTTTCATAAATTTCGATGATTCCACCAAGCTTAATATCCAATTCTTTTGGATCTTTATGTGATAAATCAAGATAAACCATATTTTCGCCATTAATTCCGAGTTTCTGATTCACACAAACATCAAATATTTCTCTTGTTGCAATATCACGCGGTACAAGGTTGCCATATGCTGGATATTTTTCTTCCAGGAAATACCAAGGTTCCCCGTCTTTATATGTCCAGATACGTCCACCTTCACCACGAGCTGATTCACTCATGAGTCGTAATTTATCATCACCAGGTATTGCTGTCGGATGAATTTGAATAAACTCACCATTTGCATATGCTGCGCCTTGCTGATACAAAGTACTAGCAGCAGCGCCTGTGTTGATCATCGAGTTTGTTGACTTTCCAAAAATGATTCCGGGACCACCTGTTGCAAAAATAGTAGCATCTGAAGGGAAGGATTTTATTTCATGCGATGTAATATCCTGAGCTACAATCCCTTTTCCCACACCTTCTTCATCTATGACCGCCTCGAGGAATTCCCAGCCTTCATATTTTGTTACCAAGCCCTCTACCTCATAACGGCGGACCTGTTCATCCAATGCGTATAAAAGTTGCTGTCCTGTAGTTGCACCGGCATAGGCTGTACGATGATGTTGTGTCCCACCGAAACGACGAAAATCTAGCAATCCTTCCGGTGTACGATTAAACATAACTCCCATTCGATCAAGCATATTTATAATACTCGGTGCTGCGTCAGCCATCGCTTTGACCGGTGGCTGGTTTGCGAGAAAGTCCCCACCATAAATAGTATCATCTAAGTGAATTTCAGGTGAATCACCTTCCCCTTTTGTATCAACTGCACCATTTATTCCGCCTTGCGCACATACAGAGTGAGAACGTTTTACAGGTACAATAGAAAAGAGGTCTACATTTACGCCTGCCTCGGCTGCTTTAATTGTTGCCATTAAACCGGCAAGTCCGCCA is part of the Virgibacillus sp. NKC19-16 genome and harbors:
- a CDS encoding GerMN domain-containing protein, yielding MLKRGILLTGTLTFSIILTGCLQGEQSIEEMDPPQDAEEVNNLEDTPSSGDETAEDEDTAAEEEDAEENVSETVPRELYLLDSNGMVASQTLELPNPDSKEVATQVLEYLVKGGPVTSMLPNGFQAVLPEGTEVLSLNLQEDGTLIVDVSSDFQNYEAENEVKILESMTHTLTQFENVEKMQLRIEGEAQEEMPVNGTPIGEGYSRANGINITKTDTLDLLDSQAVTMYYPAEHNENRYYVPVTQYVEGESEEMFGSIVEEMIQGPGLNTNVTHVFNPETVLTDTPTLENGVLELVFNEGILADADQPMISDEVMETIVRTLTEQQAVEAVDIKVENVEQLVNENGEMYDEPVTKQSFLPTEKL
- the racE gene encoding glutamate racemase; translation: MERAIGVIDSGVGGLTVAHELMRQLPKEKLIYLGDTARCPYGPRSKAEVQKFTWEMVEFLLEKDIKMLVVACNTATAFTLKDLQDNLNIPVIGVIQPGARAAIKFTKNNHVGVIGTEGTIRSEAYTNALKHIKSEIHVNALACPLFVPMIEQGILYGDQADKIVADTLEPMKVKNHMDTLILGCTHYPLIKNTIQAVIGDKVTVISSSEETARETSTMLEVHQLLNKSNQIPVHQFFTTGDMDIFMKISESIFQHPTSHMVTIKKAAIG
- a CDS encoding MarR family winged helix-turn-helix transcriptional regulator, with the protein product MDNDISTEAIVDVEKRLRYIAGIIKQNGRKILNNYPITSPQFVAIQWLMDEGDLTIGELSKRISLAFSTTTDLVDRMEKNSLVERVRDSNDRRVVRIHVLDKGKTIVHEVIAKRQEYLGEVLDKFSDGQTQTLSELLAFLYDEMKSVNEK
- a CDS encoding helix-turn-helix domain-containing protein produces the protein MKDNSYKPKQLLTKREKEVFELLVQDKTTKEIAQDLFISEKTVRNHISNAMQKLGVKGRSQAVVELLRMGELKL
- the sdhB gene encoding succinate dehydrogenase iron-sulfur subunit encodes the protein MAEEQTVTFIITRQDDPESAPYEETFNVPYRKNMNVISGLMAIRENPVNANGEDTAPVYWDMNCLEEVCGACSMVINGTAAQSCAALVDDLEQPIRLAPMDTFPVVRDLIVDREGMFDALKQIKAWIPIDGTYDLGPGPRMPEKKRQWAYELSKCMTCGVCLEACPNVNDKSNFIGPAALSQVRLFNSHPTGEMNASERLEGLMEDGGIDGCGNAQNCVQVCPKGIPLTTSIAAMNRSTNIQAFKSFFGSDNAH
- the sdhA gene encoding succinate dehydrogenase flavoprotein subunit; this encodes MSNRKIAVVGGGLAGLMATIKAAEAGVNVDLFSIVPVKRSHSVCAQGGINGAVDTKGEGDSPEIHLDDTIYGGDFLANQPPVKAMADAAPSIINMLDRMGVMFNRTPEGLLDFRRFGGTQHHRTAYAGATTGQQLLYALDEQVRRYEVEGLVTKYEGWEFLEAVIDEEGVGKGIVAQDITSHEIKSFPSDATIFATGGPGIIFGKSTNSMINTGAAASTLYQQGAAYANGEFIQIHPTAIPGDDKLRLMSESARGEGGRIWTYKDGEPWYFLEEKYPAYGNLVPRDIATREIFDVCVNQKLGINGENMVYLDLSHKDPKELDIKLGGIIEIYEKFVGEDPRKVPMKIFPAVHYSMGGLWVDYDQMTSIPGIFAAGECDYSQHGGNRLGANSLLSAIHGGNVAGPSAIKYIDGLETHVEDLPPELFEAKEKEEQDKFEALLKMEGKENAYRLHKELGEWMTDNVTVVRDNEKLLQTDEKIVELLERWENIGINDTARWSNQGVMFMRQLKNMLHLARVITMGAYNRNESRGAHYKPEFPERNDEEWLKTTIANFDHETESPVISYEEVDTSLIKPRKRDYSKQK